Part of the Papaver somniferum cultivar HN1 unplaced genomic scaffold, ASM357369v1 unplaced-scaffold_18, whole genome shotgun sequence genome is shown below.
GAAATTCAGAACTGGGGGGAATTGTTCAACAGAATTTAACAGTCTAGAAGAGGGTGGGGGCATCAAGGTCTTGGATCGTTCTTTCTCAAAACTAGACAAATCTTTTTGATGAACACCGGCGGGATAGGGCGACTGTTTACTAAAATTCTGACCTGCATCCATGAGTTTGAGCAAGTGCATCGCTGGTATAGTCTGATCACTGCTATACATATCCAGTGGCCCCATTTTCTTTAGATGACTGCCGTCACCCCTTCCTGCACCCAAAAACTGAAGATCACTATTTGTTCCCTTGGTCTTGTTACAATAATTCCTTTCCTGCTTCTGAAGGTGAATATTACTTGGATCAACAAATGGCAAATCATGATCCCTATAGAAGATTCCTCTGTGTGATGGTTCAGAGCATTGAGAAGGCCTTTTCGACTTGCTAGGTTCAGCAACACACATCTCGGGGCCATTGACTCTAAAAGGGGCACTGTTTGGAACCATTGGAGACCAAGGATGACGGTCTTTTCTACTCGAACTGTTGCCTGAAACTTTCTCAGGCATCTGATGTGCCTCCAAGGATGGGTGTAAAGGGATAGAGAATCGATTATTGGGTAGCATGTCTTCCTTCCAGCTGAGATTTTGATCATAGTTTTTGCTGGAAGAACCTCTAGCAGAAAATGGAAAACCTCTTGGTGGTTGATCAGGATTCTGTGAAAATGGTGGAAATCCCAATGACCCATGAGCGCACTGTGTTGGTTGGCTCACACTGAAATTGATGTTTCTGTTCTTGCTGACTGCAGGAAATAGGAAACCATCGGATTTTTTCTTGTTTGGTATCGCAGCACTACCTTTTGAAGATATGCTATTCCCTTCATTGCTCGAACTATTCTTCCTTAATCCAGAGTTCTTCTCATACAACATTCTTGACATTTCACTGCCAATAATATCTGTAATATCCGTCCTGTTAGCACTAGAATCTTTTATGTTTTCTGTTCTTGACGAGTATGTGATGTTCTGAGTACTCCCTTCGCCACTAAGACGCCTTTCATGCTGATTCCTAGCCATTAGTTCGACGATTTCCATAGGGATATCATCAAAAGCTGCTTGTTGGGATGCATTGTGGATACTGTCATCATTCTGTGTCATGGAGATGTTCTGTGGTCCATGACTAACAGTACTGCTCTTATTGCTGTATATACCAGACGGTTCCTGGGAATTACATCAATGTCAAATAAGTTACTCATAAATAAAAGAGTGCAAAACAAAACATAATTTCCTAAGTTGAAGTTTTGGTAACATCTTGCTCAGTACCATTATTGACAGTCAAATATTAAATTCTTCGCATACAGGCTTCAGTAACATGAATTGTATTTGTACTTGTCGTTCGGTGTACCGTGTAGGGATCCCTTATACTAATAGTGACTCGGATGTTTCAATCAGATGACTCAAGATAAATGCAAAGTCATATATTAAAGCAACGCAGCTTATCTTAGTAACCGGAGAAAAGTTTCTTACCCTGGGTTGGAATTTGAAAGAAATAGCAGCTTCACGCATGTCGCCTCCACCTTTAGCCTGGGGCAAACCATTCTGCTTCTTACTTGAGATAGCTTTCTTATTAGTAGCCAAATTGTGATCTAGACGTTGTTGTATGAATCCTGCAGTGAAGCCTGGATAAGGAGACTTTGCAGGAGGGCTACGGCAATTCTCTGTATCTCTCCCTAAAAGCTGGTCTCTCCCTGAGATGCCTTCTGGGCCATACATCAAGAAAGAGTTGGCATCTTGAAGCTGAGAGAAATCCTTGTTCATATCAATATCTAGTCCTGTTCTAGAGAGTGCATTTCTTTTTGGCTTTGAAGGGGCAGTTTCAGCTCCAGCTTCAACATGCGCCTCCTCTTGCCTCACTGAAGAAGGTTGGCCAATTTCAATCCTGGACCTCTTCTGTTTCTTCTGACACAAAGTAAGCTTTCCATCATTTATGTGTTTCGTCAAACGACTTCTGGAATTTATAGAATTAACATCTACAGCGGAAGCATTTTTAGCATCTGCTTCACGTGCATGTTCTGCAAAATTCATCATAGTAGGCAGCTGGTCCTCTTCTTGAGAAAACTTAGTCCTTTTCCTTTTATTGCTTGGAACAACTGATTTGTCATTTCCTTCGACACACCCCTGATTATTCAGATCCAGATTTAAATCTATCCCTTTAGCATGAGAAGCTTCCGTCACTATGTTATCAGGGATGGTTTCTCTGTCAGAAACACTATCTTTGCAGGATGTGACAGCGTCTCCACTGCTAAGAATGTCACTCATTAAACGCACTTTTTGTGCTTTCTTTTTCTGACAAGTTCCACCTGAAACTTCAATATTATTActgggaagatctttggcacgaGGAGCATTTCTGATTATGTTCACATCATTTCCTCCAAAGAGATCAGACTCACCCTCGTCTATTTCCTTTGGATAAAGTCTATCAGTTTGATCTTCGATTGGGTTGAGAGCCTCATTCTTATGGCTACCCACATCAGAAACCCCAATCACTTCCGAATCTGTCAATACCTTGCCAAGTTGTTTGTCAGACTTAGTACAAGGATTACTGCTGCAGATTTCAGAGTTTTGTTTTCCTTCTGGCTTTGAGGACCGAGCATCAAGACCAACATCAGAaatttcttttgaaccatcaatGTCAGGATTTGCAAATGGGAAGCCGATAGCAGCTCCATAAACAGTTGAATGAACTCCATGCTTTTCTAGCGGACCTGGTTCACTTCCACTTATGTCTACTGTCAGACTAACGTTAATGTCTGGCACAACCTGGGAAAACTCAGTCAACTGGTTCACAATGTCTCCTGCATTAACACCACACTGATTACATGTCCGGCTATCTACAAAGCCGAAAGAGATAAGTCAAGATCCATTTAATATTATTTGAAGACGCATAAGAGATTAGAAAAATGTCTAGAAAGTAAAAAGGTATACACACCATCTCCAACAGGGTTAACTGCTACGGCCTCCGTTTCTTTCCTGCAACTAGATAACGATGGGTCAACATTCAAATCTAAAGGAGTGTGACCATTATTCTCCTTTCTTCCTCCAAAATTGCTGTCTTTGGATGCGATTCGCAAACCAGAAGATAACTTAGCTACCTCAGCACTGCTCGGGAAGATGGCATCAACATGAGAATCAGGAACCTTACCAACTTCAATACCAGTACAATTTTGGCAGCGCCAATATTTGAAATCAGGAGCACGCATAGGAGGAAGTAGCATTCGAGAAAATGGCAAACACGCATTCAAATCTTTCTTGCGTCGCTCAAGACAATACCCACTGCATTAGTGAGAACAATAAACTTGTTAAGAAATAACCACCAAAAAAACATTCTTCTCCAACTCAATCGATTGGTTCAAGATGAATCCTAATGCACTTATACCGCTCTATAAGTTCAATAAAATGacaaaatttcttatttttactAATAAGATGAACCGTGAAAGATGCTACTTTAAACTCCACCACAACACAAAAAATAAGAATCTTATGAGAAACCTTACAAAAGAGCAACACAAGAGGGAGTACAAGGGTCATTTTGAAAAAATAATACCGTGGATAAATACCGTTTATAACCATAAGTCGGAATTAAGACGACATAATACTTCTTAATTTTATCGAATTTTAGGGGCATAATCGAGAAACGACTTTTTCCGACCTCGTAACTGTCTCTAGGGTTAGTTACCATTAGCAATAGACCAGCAAATTTGTTGCGCACCAGTACATATGAACAAACATTTGCACACACAGTGACAGAGAAGCAAACAAGCGAGAAAGAGAGGGAGGAaaaaaaacgaaattaaaaaaataaaaaaaaaatttaaaaattaaaagtaaattgGATGAAGGAAATCTGAAAAGGAAAAGACTCCCTCCCCCCCTAAGCATGGAAACAAGATGCCAAATATATTGAAGGATCGTATCATTTCAGAGCAATGAAATAGGGATAGCATTATTAGATCCTGCCTACACCTGGAAAACTGATCGTCTTCTAAGCGAAACAACTTGGACTTAAAGTGAATATTGAATCAAAACATAACATAAACCAAGCGGATGCAGAATATAAATTTAGCATAATATGAATCGTCTAGAAAAGTTAGCAGATACTGAACATATATGATATATGAATATAGAAAAACTTGAGCTTACCGCATAGAGAAGTGCC
Proteins encoded:
- the LOC113337904 gene encoding protein EMBRYONIC FLOWER 1-like isoform X2; translation: MAPNVNIEKNGGCGHFSMRGYCLERRKKDLNACLPFSRMLLPPMRAPDFKYWRCQNCTGIEVGKVPDSHVDAIFPSSAEVAKLSSGLRIASKDSNFGGRKENNGHTPLDLNVDPSLSSCRKETEAVAVNPVGDGDIVNQLTEFSQVVPDINVSLTVDISGSEPGPLEKHGVHSTVYGAAIGFPFANPDIDGSKEISDVGLDARSSKPEGKQNSEICSSNPCTKSDKQLGKVLTDSEVIGVSDVGSHKNEALNPIEDQTDRLYPKEIDEGESDLFGGNDVNIIRNAPRAKDLPSNNIEVSGGTCQKKKAQKVRLMSDILSSGDAVTSCKDSVSDRETIPDNIVTEASHAKGIDLNLDLNNQGCVEGNDKSVVPSNKRKRTKFSQEEDQLPTMMNFAEHAREADAKNASAVDVNSINSRSRLTKHINDGKLTLCQKKQKRSRIEIGQPSSVRQEEAHVEAGAETAPSKPKRNALSRTGLDIDMNKDFSQLQDANSFLMYGPEGISGRDQLLGRDTENCRSPPAKSPYPGFTAGFIQQRLDHNLATNKKAISSKKQNGLPQAKGGGDMREAAISFKFQPREPSGIYSNKSSTVSHGPQNISMTQNDDSIHNASQQAAFDDIPMEIVELMARNQHERRLSGEGSTQNITYSSRTENIKDSSANRTDITDIIGSEMSRMLYEKNSGLRKNSSSNEGNSISSKGSAAIPNKKKSDGFLFPAVSKNRNINFSVSQPTQCAHGSLGFPPFSQNPDQPPRGFPFSARGSSSKNYDQNLSWKEDMLPNNRFSIPLHPSLEAHQMPEKVSGNSSSRKDRHPWSPMVPNSAPFRVNGPEMCVAEPSKSKRPSQCSEPSHRGIFYRDHDLPFVDPSNIHLQKQERNYCNKTKGTNSDLQFLGAGRGDGSHLKKMGPLDMYSSDQTIPAMHLLKLMDAGQNFSKQSPYPAGVHQKDLSSFEKERSKTLMPPPSSRLLNSVEQFPPVLNFGAVASSQKNADSRMITGSKKNNYWETMLSSSSFGAHEDELAKRKNSPTQPTGSKYKSPVSLQNSGKDLSLASGSVPFMGQAKEVGQTKLTNPVAQPRVQGSSSSGKHHTYVTPTFYFVKKPASVSNSMPFKGQPQEIVNPVINVESEVYSTRERNLPVTGYPGPSSINRSERNLPVKEKLGDCSTNRNPADFFAPGPENMYMLSGEDFRRRSPSSEPRSRPSSKPETSNQSPIKRQKTTNPGYPNP
- the LOC113337904 gene encoding protein EMBRYONIC FLOWER 1-like isoform X1; this encodes MAPNVNIEKNGGCGHFSMRGYCLERRKKDLNACLPFSRMLLPPMRAPDFKYWRCQNCTGIEVGKVPDSHVDAIFPSSAEVAKLSSGLRIASKDSNFGGRKENNGHTPLDLNVDPSLSSCRKETEAVAVNPVGDDSRTCNQCGVNAGDIVNQLTEFSQVVPDINVSLTVDISGSEPGPLEKHGVHSTVYGAAIGFPFANPDIDGSKEISDVGLDARSSKPEGKQNSEICSSNPCTKSDKQLGKVLTDSEVIGVSDVGSHKNEALNPIEDQTDRLYPKEIDEGESDLFGGNDVNIIRNAPRAKDLPSNNIEVSGGTCQKKKAQKVRLMSDILSSGDAVTSCKDSVSDRETIPDNIVTEASHAKGIDLNLDLNNQGCVEGNDKSVVPSNKRKRTKFSQEEDQLPTMMNFAEHAREADAKNASAVDVNSINSRSRLTKHINDGKLTLCQKKQKRSRIEIGQPSSVRQEEAHVEAGAETAPSKPKRNALSRTGLDIDMNKDFSQLQDANSFLMYGPEGISGRDQLLGRDTENCRSPPAKSPYPGFTAGFIQQRLDHNLATNKKAISSKKQNGLPQAKGGGDMREAAISFKFQPREPSGIYSNKSSTVSHGPQNISMTQNDDSIHNASQQAAFDDIPMEIVELMARNQHERRLSGEGSTQNITYSSRTENIKDSSANRTDITDIIGSEMSRMLYEKNSGLRKNSSSNEGNSISSKGSAAIPNKKKSDGFLFPAVSKNRNINFSVSQPTQCAHGSLGFPPFSQNPDQPPRGFPFSARGSSSKNYDQNLSWKEDMLPNNRFSIPLHPSLEAHQMPEKVSGNSSSRKDRHPWSPMVPNSAPFRVNGPEMCVAEPSKSKRPSQCSEPSHRGIFYRDHDLPFVDPSNIHLQKQERNYCNKTKGTNSDLQFLGAGRGDGSHLKKMGPLDMYSSDQTIPAMHLLKLMDAGQNFSKQSPYPAGVHQKDLSSFEKERSKTLMPPPSSRLLNSVEQFPPVLNFGAVASSQKNADSRMITGSKKNNYWETMLSSSSFGAHEDELAKRKNSPTQPTGSKYKSPVSLQNSGKDLSLASGSVPFMGQAKEVGQTKLTNPVAQPRVQGSSSSGKHHTYVTPTFYFVKKPASVSNSMPFKGQPQEIVNPVINVESEVYSTRERNLPVTGYPGPSSINRSERNLPVKEKLGDCSTNRNPADFFAPGPENMYMLSGEDFRRRSPSSEPRSRPSSKPETSNQSPIKRQKTTNPGYPNP